A region from the Ancylothrix sp. D3o genome encodes:
- a CDS encoding CHASE2 domain-containing protein translates to MVVKTGLQRIQSFLTGNYPWLPGAMAAVVSVSIAGLGYWKQPENLAYNTFYQLRPQLKWDERIAVIAIDQASLQEYGQFPWPRTRYAQLLQALEKTPPAAIGFDILWIAPSANDEELASALAANNRSVLARAWDKQGKSLQVLPKLASAAAGVGHILHQPDEDGISRNSTIWVNTPQISIPGLSAAMLQVYNANNPGKTVGIPAARKAEKYQNIWINWPSKTEYLTTYSFADIAEGRINPDLTGKLVLVGATATGMDEMRTPLNQKPPTSGVYLYAAVIDNLLNQRLLKPSDHWFDLLILLMAGPVTSWFLFERKLKERIFIGLMLPPAWFTIVFAAFCWGNLWFPVAAPVATILLTLLFVQVREQYEKQQLMSLFAQHVAPEMAEVIWERKDEIFENGELEAQELTATVLFMDIRSFTSISENMKPRDLLNWLNQYFDVMARCIMEHGGVIDKYIGDAIMAVFGIPFPQGQVENIKGDATAAIAASMAMHERLKELNKRFEEEGKPVIKFGIGIHTGTVVAGTVGGAERLSYSVVGDTVNVAARLEAMTKNLTADKQFKILLTDRTYSYVSDRYLAEEVGAIQLRGKADETTVYTIVGEVNATEAGAG, encoded by the coding sequence ATGGTAGTCAAAACAGGCTTGCAACGAATTCAAAGTTTTTTAACAGGCAACTATCCCTGGCTTCCGGGTGCAATGGCGGCTGTTGTTTCGGTCAGTATTGCAGGGTTAGGATACTGGAAACAGCCAGAAAATTTAGCTTATAATACTTTTTATCAACTGCGTCCTCAGTTAAAATGGGATGAGAGAATAGCGGTTATTGCTATTGATCAGGCGAGTTTACAAGAATATGGACAATTTCCCTGGCCAAGAACTCGGTATGCTCAACTTTTACAAGCTTTAGAAAAAACTCCACCGGCGGCGATTGGATTTGATATTTTGTGGATCGCACCCAGTGCAAATGATGAGGAACTGGCTTCAGCACTGGCAGCAAATAATCGTTCAGTCTTAGCAAGAGCGTGGGATAAACAAGGGAAAAGCTTACAAGTTTTGCCGAAATTAGCTTCTGCGGCAGCAGGAGTTGGTCATATTTTGCATCAACCCGATGAAGATGGAATTAGTCGGAATTCAACAATTTGGGTGAATACACCACAAATCAGTATTCCGGGGTTATCGGCAGCAATGTTGCAAGTTTATAATGCTAATAATCCGGGCAAAACAGTAGGAATACCCGCAGCGAGAAAAGCTGAAAAATATCAAAATATTTGGATAAACTGGCCGAGTAAAACAGAATATTTAACTACTTATTCTTTTGCAGATATTGCCGAAGGTAGAATCAATCCCGACTTAACCGGCAAGTTGGTTTTGGTAGGGGCAACTGCAACCGGCATGGATGAAATGCGAACTCCCCTCAATCAAAAACCGCCCACATCTGGCGTTTATCTTTATGCGGCTGTTATCGATAATTTGCTTAATCAAAGGTTATTAAAACCTTCGGATCATTGGTTTGATTTATTGATTTTACTGATGGCGGGGCCGGTGACAAGTTGGTTTTTATTTGAGCGCAAACTTAAAGAACGGATTTTTATTGGTTTAATGTTACCGCCGGCTTGGTTTACGATTGTTTTTGCGGCTTTTTGTTGGGGAAACTTGTGGTTTCCGGTGGCGGCGCCGGTGGCGACAATTTTATTAACGTTGCTATTTGTACAGGTTAGAGAACAATACGAAAAACAACAATTAATGAGTTTATTTGCCCAGCACGTTGCCCCAGAAATGGCAGAGGTTATTTGGGAGCGCAAAGACGAAATTTTTGAAAATGGGGAACTGGAAGCTCAAGAGTTAACGGCTACAGTGCTGTTTATGGATATTCGTAGTTTTACGAGTATTTCAGAAAACATGAAACCGCGAGATTTGCTGAACTGGCTCAATCAATATTTTGATGTAATGGCTCGCTGTATTATGGAACATGGCGGCGTAATTGATAAATATATTGGGGATGCAATTATGGCGGTGTTTGGTATTCCTTTTCCTCAAGGTCAGGTGGAAAATATTAAAGGCGATGCAACGGCTGCTATTGCTGCAAGTATGGCGATGCACGAACGATTAAAAGAGCTTAACAAACGCTTTGAAGAAGAAGGAAAACCGGTGATTAAATTTGGAATTGGTATTCACACCGGCACGGTGGTGGCGGGAACAGTGGGAGGTGCAGAACGTTTAAGTTATTCGGTGGTGGGAGATACCGTTAATGTGGCGGCGCGACTGGAAGCAATGACGAAAAATTTAACGGCAGATAAACAATTTAAAATTTTGCTGACTGACCGCACTTATAGTTATGTTAGCGACCGCTATTTGGCTGAGGAAGTTGGGGCAATTCAATTGCGTGGGAAGGCGGATGAAACAACGGTTTATACGATTGTGGGAGAAGTGAATGCCACTGAGGCCGGGGCCGGCTAA